A single Tenacibaculum sp. Bg11-29 DNA region contains:
- a CDS encoding FtsW/RodA/SpoVE family cell cycle protein, translating into MKTIFQHIKGDRAIWAIVAVLAIFSFMPIYSASTNLVYVVGNGSTFGHLVKHIVLLITGFAVIYGVHRIPYRYFSGGAVLMIPVVILLLVFTLAQGKVIGGANASRWIRIPFVGIGFQTSTLAGLVLMVYVSRYLAKNKEKVIVFKESLLQLWLPVGLVLVLVLPANFSTTAIVFSMILLLTYIGGYPLKYIGYIVSMGLFSLLFFILVAKAFPDAMPNRVNTWQSRIEGFSRPEGKENYQVEKAKIAIATGGVIGKGPGKSVQKNFLPQSSSDFIYAIIVEEYGFVGAVVVMFIYFLLLLRILITAKKATTVFATLMVVGVGVPIVFQAMINMAVAVNILPVTGQTLPLISSGGTSIWMTCFALGMILSVSASKNETEETILDDNPLDILHETID; encoded by the coding sequence ATGAAAACCATTTTTCAACATATAAAAGGAGATAGGGCTATATGGGCAATTGTTGCTGTATTGGCTATATTTTCATTTATGCCAATATATAGTGCAAGTACCAATTTAGTTTATGTGGTTGGTAATGGGTCTACTTTTGGGCATTTAGTAAAGCATATAGTATTATTAATTACTGGTTTTGCTGTAATTTATGGGGTGCATAGAATTCCTTATAGATACTTTAGTGGGGGTGCTGTTTTAATGATACCTGTAGTAATTTTGTTGCTGGTGTTTACGTTGGCGCAAGGAAAAGTTATTGGAGGGGCAAATGCAAGTCGGTGGATTCGGATTCCGTTTGTTGGTATTGGTTTTCAAACCTCTACATTAGCGGGCTTGGTGTTAATGGTTTACGTTTCTAGGTATTTAGCAAAAAATAAAGAAAAAGTAATTGTATTTAAAGAGAGTTTGTTGCAGTTGTGGTTGCCAGTAGGTTTGGTATTGGTTTTAGTGCTTCCTGCAAATTTTTCGACAACAGCTATTGTTTTTTCAATGATATTGTTGTTAACTTATATAGGAGGATATCCGTTAAAGTATATAGGTTACATAGTTAGTATGGGGCTGTTTTCTTTGTTGTTTTTTATATTAGTAGCAAAAGCTTTTCCAGATGCAATGCCTAATCGTGTAAATACTTGGCAGAGTAGAATTGAAGGCTTCTCTAGGCCAGAAGGAAAAGAAAATTACCAAGTCGAAAAAGCTAAAATAGCGATAGCTACGGGTGGAGTGATAGGTAAAGGTCCTGGTAAAAGTGTACAGAAAAATTTTTTACCACAATCTTCGTCAGATTTTATTTATGCAATTATTGTAGAAGAATATGGATTTGTGGGAGCTGTAGTGGTTATGTTTATTTATTTTTTATTGTTACTTCGGATTTTAATTACAGCAAAAAAAGCAACTACAGTTTTTGCGACATTAATGGTTGTAGGAGTTGGGGTTCCGATTGTTTTTCAAGCGATGATTAATATGGCGGTAGCAGTAAATATATTACCAGTAACAGGGCAAACACTTCCGTTAATTAGTAGTGGAGGTACTTCTATTTGGATGACTTGTTTTGCGTTGGGAATGATATTAAGTGTAAGTGCCTCTAAGAATGAAACTGAAGAAACAATTTTAGATGATAATCCTTTAGATATTTTACATGAAACAATCGATTAA
- the murC gene encoding UDP-N-acetylmuramate--L-alanine ligase: MNFKTIHSVYFIGVGGIGMSAIARYFSINGKKVFGYDKTPSPITKGLEDIGVEIHFNDAVKNIPISCLNKEKTLVVYTPAIPSDHKELNYFINNEFTLLKRADVLGEITKNTFCLAVAGTHGKTTTSSILGHIMQPHKATSFLGGIAENYNSNLILGEDKVSVVEADEFDRSFLKLSPNIACVISMDADHLDIYGENEILQQTFRDFSNMVSDTLIVAKGLPLEGLTYAVNESADYEAHNVRVGKGKYVFDVKTPTAEIKNIEFNLPGKHNMMNALVALAMADVYGVSLNDIKVQLKTFIGVKRRFSYKIRTDDVVLIDDYAHHPTEISAVSDSIREMYPNEKVLAVFQPHLYSRTKDFADDFAKALSKFDEVLLLDIYPARELSIEGVTSSWLLEKVNLVNKKLISKEKLSDEILKSESKIVAMLGAGDIGLLVDEVKINLENKFKI; encoded by the coding sequence GTGAATTTTAAAACGATACATAGCGTTTATTTTATTGGAGTTGGGGGTATTGGTATGAGTGCTATTGCTCGTTATTTTTCTATAAACGGAAAAAAAGTTTTTGGTTACGATAAAACACCAAGCCCAATAACAAAAGGTTTAGAAGATATTGGGGTGGAAATTCATTTTAATGATGCCGTTAAAAATATACCTATTTCGTGTTTAAATAAGGAGAAAACATTGGTAGTGTACACTCCAGCAATTCCAAGTGATCATAAAGAGCTAAATTATTTTATAAATAATGAGTTTACGCTTTTAAAAAGAGCTGATGTTTTAGGTGAAATAACTAAAAACACTTTCTGTTTGGCTGTTGCGGGAACTCATGGTAAAACGACAACTTCATCAATTTTAGGGCATATTATGCAGCCTCATAAAGCAACTTCTTTTTTAGGAGGAATTGCAGAGAACTATAATTCTAATTTGATATTAGGGGAGGATAAAGTATCGGTTGTTGAGGCAGATGAATTTGATAGATCTTTTTTAAAGTTGTCACCAAATATTGCATGCGTTATCTCTATGGATGCAGACCATTTAGATATTTACGGTGAAAATGAAATATTGCAGCAAACGTTTAGAGATTTTTCGAATATGGTTTCTGATACTTTAATTGTAGCAAAAGGATTGCCATTAGAAGGATTGACTTACGCAGTAAATGAATCAGCAGATTATGAAGCGCATAATGTTAGGGTTGGTAAAGGGAAGTATGTTTTTGATGTAAAAACTCCAACGGCTGAAATAAAAAATATAGAGTTTAATTTGCCAGGAAAGCATAATATGATGAATGCTTTAGTGGCATTAGCAATGGCAGATGTTTATGGTGTTTCATTGAATGATATAAAAGTTCAATTGAAAACTTTTATAGGAGTTAAACGTAGATTTTCATATAAAATTAGAACAGATGATGTTGTGTTAATTGATGATTATGCACATCATCCAACAGAAATAAGTGCCGTCTCAGATTCAATACGTGAAATGTACCCGAATGAGAAAGTGTTGGCAGTTTTTCAACCGCATTTATATAGTAGAACAAAAGATTTTGCTGACGATTTTGCAAAAGCACTTTCAAAATTTGATGAAGTTTTATTGTTGGATATTTATCCAGCAAGAGAGTTATCTATAGAAGGGGTTACATCTTCTTGGTTGTTAGAAAAAGTAAATTTAGTAAATAAAAAATTAATATCTAAAGAGAAATTAAGTGACGAAATTTTAAAATCTGAGTCAAAAATAGTAGCGATGTTAGGGGCCGGAGATATTGGATTGTTAGTAGATGAAGTAAAGATTAATTTAGAAAATAAATTTAAAATATAG
- the mraY gene encoding phospho-N-acetylmuramoyl-pentapeptide-transferase: protein MLYYIFQYLESEFNLTGASVFQFITFRAATAFILSLLISMIFGKKIINYLRRLQVGETVRDLGLAGQVQKAGTPTMGGVIIILATLVPVLLMAKLENIYIIILLITTVWMGLIGFTDDYIKVFKKDKAGLKGKFKVLGQVGLGVIVGAMLYFHPDVTIKEQLPTSQQIVQESGKVKVFGEAHKSTKTTVPFLKDNELDYAKVFNFLGDDYAGYGWIVFIFVVVFIVTGVSNGANLTDGIDGLAAGTSAIIVVVLAILAWISGNIIFADYLDVMYIPNSGEMTVFIFAFAGALIGFLWYNTFPAQVFMGDTGSLTIGGVIAVIAIAIRKELLLPVLAGVFVVENLSVILQVFYFKYTKKRFGEGRRIFKMAPLHHHYQKLNYHETKIVTRFWIVGILLAVLTIVTLKLR, encoded by the coding sequence ATGCTGTATTATATATTTCAATATTTAGAAAGTGAATTTAATCTTACGGGAGCAAGTGTGTTTCAGTTTATTACGTTTAGGGCAGCTACAGCTTTTATATTGTCTTTATTGATATCAATGATTTTTGGAAAAAAAATCATTAATTATTTAAGAAGACTTCAGGTAGGAGAAACGGTAAGGGATTTAGGATTAGCGGGTCAGGTTCAAAAAGCAGGAACCCCAACTATGGGAGGGGTTATTATAATTCTTGCAACTTTGGTTCCGGTTCTTTTAATGGCGAAGCTAGAAAATATTTACATCATAATCTTGTTAATAACCACTGTTTGGATGGGTTTAATAGGCTTTACAGATGATTACATAAAAGTATTTAAAAAAGACAAAGCTGGACTAAAAGGAAAGTTTAAGGTTTTAGGTCAGGTAGGGTTAGGTGTAATTGTAGGAGCGATGTTGTATTTTCATCCAGATGTAACAATTAAAGAACAGTTGCCTACTTCACAGCAAATAGTGCAAGAGAGTGGAAAAGTAAAAGTATTTGGAGAAGCTCATAAATCAACAAAAACAACAGTGCCATTTTTAAAAGACAATGAATTAGACTATGCAAAAGTGTTTAATTTTTTAGGAGATGATTACGCAGGTTATGGATGGATTGTTTTCATATTTGTGGTTGTTTTTATTGTAACAGGAGTTTCAAATGGAGCGAATCTAACTGATGGTATAGATGGGTTGGCAGCAGGAACATCAGCAATTATTGTTGTTGTTTTAGCAATACTAGCATGGATTTCTGGAAACATAATTTTCGCTGATTATCTTGATGTAATGTACATTCCTAACTCTGGAGAAATGACGGTGTTTATTTTTGCCTTTGCAGGTGCTTTAATAGGGTTTCTTTGGTATAATACATTTCCTGCTCAGGTGTTTATGGGGGATACAGGAAGTTTAACTATTGGGGGTGTAATAGCGGTTATTGCAATAGCCATTAGAAAAGAATTATTATTACCTGTTTTAGCAGGTGTTTTTGTAGTTGAAAACCTATCAGTAATACTTCAAGTTTTTTATTTTAAATATACAAAAAAGAGATTTGGAGAAGGAAGAAGGATTTTTAAAATGGCGCCATTACATCACCATTATCAAAAATTAAATTATCACGAGACTAAAATAGTTACCCGTTTTTGGATTGTAGGAATTTTGTTAGCAGTATTAACAATTGTAACCTTAAAATTAAGATAA
- the ftsA gene encoding cell division protein FtsA: MENNKIAVGLDIGTTKIVAMIGRKNEYDKLEVLGIGKAKSLGVKRGVVNNITQTIKSIQQAIDEAESVSGQKIENVVVGIAGQHIRSLHHSDYITREKSDEVINDDDIESLVGQVHKLVMLPGEEIIHVLPQDYKVDSQSEIKEPIGMYGGRLEANFHVVVGQVSSIRNIGRCVKSAGLSLSDITLEPLASASAVLSQEEKEAGVALIDIGGGTTDLAIFKDGIIRHTAVIPFGGNVITEDIKEGCSIIEKQAELLKVKFGSAWPGENKETEIVSIPGLRGREPKEITLKNLSKIIHARVQEIIEHVYLEIKNYGHETQKGKLIAGIVLTGGGSQLKHLRQLVEYITGMDVRIGYPNEHLAGDSDEVLSSPSYATAVGLLMEGLQKNSYENEKVEIIDEDVRVKDKEIIETVFESEEVLNENKHVTKDKSKSIFEKFTERFKEFLDNAE, from the coding sequence ATGGAGAACAATAAAATAGCAGTAGGTTTAGATATTGGTACAACAAAAATTGTTGCCATGATTGGTCGTAAGAACGAGTACGATAAATTAGAGGTTTTAGGTATTGGTAAAGCCAAAAGTTTAGGTGTAAAAAGAGGTGTGGTAAATAACATTACGCAAACAATTAAATCTATACAACAAGCCATTGATGAAGCAGAAAGTGTTTCTGGACAGAAAATAGAAAATGTAGTTGTTGGTATTGCAGGACAACATATTAGAAGTTTACATCATAGTGATTATATTACAAGAGAAAAATCAGATGAAGTAATTAATGATGATGATATTGAAAGTTTAGTAGGTCAAGTTCATAAATTAGTAATGCTTCCTGGTGAAGAAATTATTCATGTATTACCACAAGACTATAAAGTAGATAGCCAATCGGAAATTAAAGAGCCGATAGGGATGTATGGTGGGCGATTAGAAGCTAATTTTCATGTAGTGGTTGGTCAAGTTTCGTCTATTAGAAATATTGGTAGATGTGTAAAAAGTGCAGGGTTAAGTTTATCAGACATTACTTTAGAGCCATTAGCATCAGCATCAGCAGTATTAAGTCAAGAAGAAAAAGAAGCAGGAGTCGCTTTGATTGATATCGGTGGTGGTACTACTGATTTAGCAATATTTAAAGACGGTATTATTCGTCATACAGCAGTAATTCCTTTTGGAGGAAATGTAATTACTGAAGATATTAAAGAAGGGTGTTCAATAATTGAAAAACAAGCGGAATTATTAAAAGTTAAGTTCGGATCTGCATGGCCAGGAGAAAATAAAGAAACAGAAATAGTTTCAATACCTGGGTTAAGAGGAAGAGAGCCTAAAGAAATTACGCTTAAAAATTTATCAAAAATAATTCATGCTAGAGTTCAAGAAATTATTGAGCATGTATACTTAGAAATAAAAAATTACGGACACGAAACACAAAAAGGAAAGTTAATTGCTGGTATTGTTTTAACAGGAGGAGGATCTCAGTTAAAGCATTTACGTCAGTTAGTAGAATATATTACTGGAATGGACGTTCGTATTGGGTATCCTAATGAGCATTTAGCAGGTGATTCTGATGAAGTCTTATCAAGTCCTTCGTATGCAACAGCAGTAGGGTTATTGATGGAAGGTTTGCAAAAGAATTCTTATGAGAATGAAAAGGTAGAAATTATAGATGAAGATGTAAGAGTTAAGGATAAAGAAATTATTGAAACGGTATTCGAATCAGAAGAAGTTTTAAATGAAAACAAGCACGTTACAAAAGATAAGTCTAAATCTATTTTCGAAAAATTTACAGAAAGATTCAAAGAGTTTTTAGACAACGCTGAATAA
- the murG gene encoding undecaprenyldiphospho-muramoylpentapeptide beta-N-acetylglucosaminyltransferase codes for MKQSINIIISGGGTGGHIYPAIAIANEVKLRYPEANILFVGASDKMEMEKVPQAGYDIKGLWISGIQRKLTFNNLLFPFKLLSSLWSAYRIIKKFKPNIVVGTGGFASGPTLMVASGKGIPTVIQEQNSYPGITNKLLSKKASKICVAYDNLERFFPEDKIIKTGNPIRQDLLLVHAKKEEGGTFFELDKTKKTILVLGGSLGARKINQLIEANLTFFKEQGVQLIWQCGKLYFEEYKKYNEVDNVQVHQFLNRMDLAYAATDFVVSRAGASSVSELCVVGKPTIFIPSPNVAEDHQTKNAKSIVDKHGAILVKENELETFPIVVETLLKDKGKQQSLSECINELALPNATNDIVNEIEKLIG; via the coding sequence ATGAAACAATCGATTAACATTATTATAAGTGGAGGTGGAACGGGAGGACATATATATCCTGCAATTGCAATTGCAAATGAAGTAAAGTTGCGGTATCCGGAAGCTAACATTTTGTTTGTGGGAGCGAGTGATAAGATGGAGATGGAAAAAGTGCCACAAGCAGGGTATGATATTAAAGGATTATGGATATCAGGGATTCAAAGAAAACTTACTTTTAATAACCTATTATTTCCTTTTAAGTTATTAAGTAGTTTATGGAGTGCTTATAGAATTATTAAAAAGTTTAAACCAAATATTGTTGTTGGTACTGGTGGTTTTGCTAGTGGACCTACACTTATGGTTGCTAGTGGAAAAGGTATTCCGACAGTAATACAAGAGCAGAATTCATATCCAGGGATTACGAATAAATTACTAAGTAAAAAAGCAAGTAAAATATGTGTAGCTTATGATAATTTAGAGCGTTTTTTTCCTGAAGATAAAATTATAAAAACAGGAAACCCTATTCGGCAAGATTTGTTACTTGTTCATGCTAAAAAAGAAGAAGGTGGAACGTTTTTTGAGTTAGATAAAACAAAAAAAACAATTTTGGTTTTAGGAGGAAGTTTAGGTGCTCGAAAAATTAATCAATTAATTGAAGCAAATCTGACGTTTTTTAAAGAGCAAGGAGTTCAATTAATTTGGCAATGCGGTAAGTTGTATTTTGAGGAATATAAAAAATATAATGAAGTTGATAATGTGCAAGTGCATCAATTTTTAAATAGAATGGATTTAGCTTATGCGGCAACAGATTTTGTTGTTTCGAGAGCAGGCGCAAGTTCTGTTTCAGAATTGTGTGTAGTTGGGAAGCCAACAATTTTTATACCCTCGCCTAATGTAGCTGAAGATCATCAAACTAAAAATGCAAAATCTATAGTAGATAAACATGGGGCAATTTTAGTTAAAGAAAATGAACTAGAAACTTTTCCTATTGTAGTTGAAACATTATTAAAAGATAAGGGAAAACAGCAAAGTTTAAGTGAGTGTATAAATGAATTAGCGTTGCCAAATGCAACGAATGATATAGTTAACGAAATAGAAAAATTAATAGGTTAG
- the ftsZ gene encoding cell division protein FtsZ, whose protein sequence is MSTELNNISFDMPKTKSNAIKVIGVGGGGSNAVNHMFSQQIHGVDFVICNTDAQALENSPIPNKIQLGAHLTSGLGAGANPEVGAQAAAESIQEIQQMLSTHTKMVFITAGMGGGTGTGAAPIIAKIAKDMDVLTVGIVTMPFQFEGRMRTKQAQNGIDELRKNVDSLIVINNNKLREVYGNLGFKAGFSKADEVLATAAKGIAEVITHHYKQNIDLHDAKTVLSNSGTAIMGSAKETGVDRAKNAIVKALDSPLLNDNKITGAKNVLLLIVSGVNEVTLDEIGEINDYIQDEAGYDANIIMGVGEDESLEDGIAVTIVATGFTADQQGTITNTEVKKIVHTLEDEQKATYNFGEQKVQVAPTINEPLSVPTAPIKVVHVLEEEVKEPRLGLIPTTEILKNVNVVYDEIAVETISEDDFIITNITEQKIVQKEVKQQPIQQDLLFDLPVNSYEEITPVNEVPETTNEIKNINVTAEEIKPQVREVEKRYVLEDFNAQPTIGKSSTPVIKEEVEEALQFEVKTKTEDDSNNIEASGEEVSPLSITISELQKRTQERRDKMKGFNYKFNDQVSKNIDEIERQPAYKRLGVDINTDSEISKSDTALNTDNNDLLRSNNSFLHDNVD, encoded by the coding sequence ATGAGCACAGAGTTAAACAACATTTCATTCGACATGCCAAAAACAAAATCGAATGCGATTAAGGTGATTGGAGTTGGTGGGGGAGGTAGCAACGCAGTAAATCACATGTTTAGTCAGCAAATTCACGGAGTGGATTTTGTAATTTGTAATACAGATGCACAAGCACTTGAAAATAGTCCGATTCCTAATAAGATTCAATTAGGGGCGCACTTAACATCAGGTTTAGGAGCAGGAGCAAATCCAGAGGTTGGTGCACAAGCAGCAGCTGAAAGTATACAAGAAATTCAGCAAATGTTAAGTACACATACCAAAATGGTGTTTATCACTGCAGGTATGGGAGGTGGTACAGGTACTGGTGCTGCACCTATTATTGCTAAAATAGCAAAAGATATGGACGTTTTAACGGTTGGTATCGTTACAATGCCATTTCAGTTTGAAGGAAGAATGCGTACCAAGCAGGCTCAAAACGGAATAGATGAATTACGTAAAAACGTAGATTCACTTATTGTTATAAATAATAACAAGTTAAGAGAAGTTTATGGGAACTTAGGTTTTAAAGCTGGGTTTTCTAAAGCTGATGAAGTTTTAGCTACAGCAGCAAAAGGTATTGCAGAGGTAATAACACATCACTATAAGCAAAATATAGATTTACATGATGCTAAAACAGTACTTTCTAATAGTGGAACTGCAATTATGGGGTCTGCTAAAGAAACAGGTGTAGATCGTGCTAAGAACGCTATTGTAAAAGCATTAGATTCTCCGTTATTAAACGATAATAAAATTACAGGAGCTAAAAACGTATTATTATTAATCGTTTCTGGTGTTAACGAAGTAACTTTAGATGAAATCGGAGAGATTAATGATTACATTCAAGATGAAGCAGGTTATGATGCAAACATCATCATGGGAGTTGGTGAAGATGAATCATTAGAAGATGGTATCGCAGTAACAATTGTTGCTACAGGTTTTACAGCTGATCAACAAGGAACTATTACAAATACTGAAGTAAAAAAAATTGTTCACACTTTAGAAGACGAACAAAAGGCAACGTATAATTTTGGTGAACAAAAAGTTCAAGTTGCACCAACAATAAACGAACCTCTTTCAGTACCAACAGCACCAATAAAAGTTGTTCATGTATTAGAAGAAGAAGTTAAAGAGCCTAGATTAGGTTTAATTCCAACTACAGAAATTTTAAAAAACGTAAATGTAGTATATGATGAGATTGCTGTTGAAACAATTTCTGAAGACGATTTTATAATCACTAATATTACTGAGCAAAAAATAGTTCAAAAAGAAGTAAAACAGCAACCAATTCAACAAGATTTATTGTTTGATTTACCTGTGAATTCTTATGAAGAAATAACGCCAGTTAACGAAGTTCCTGAAACTACGAATGAAATAAAAAATATTAATGTAACAGCTGAAGAAATTAAACCTCAAGTACGTGAAGTTGAAAAGCGTTATGTATTAGAAGATTTTAATGCACAACCAACTATTGGAAAGAGTTCTACGCCTGTTATAAAAGAAGAGGTTGAAGAGGCGTTACAGTTTGAAGTAAAAACAAAAACTGAAGATGATAGTAATAATATTGAAGCTTCAGGTGAAGAGGTTTCTCCTTTAAGTATTACGATTTCTGAGTTACAGAAGAGAACGCAAGAAAGACGTGATAAAATGAAAGGTTTTAATTATAAATTCAACGATCAAGTAAGTAAAAATATTGATGAGATTGAACGTCAACCAGCATATAAACGATTAGGGGTAGATATTAATACAGATTCAGAAATAAGTAAATCAGATACTGCTTTAAATACAGATAATAACGATTTATTACGTTCAAACAATTCATTTTTACATGATAATGTAGATTAA
- the murD gene encoding UDP-N-acetylmuramoyl-L-alanine--D-glutamate ligase gives MKRLVVLGGGESGVGAALLGKQKGFDVFVSDKGSISDKYKKVLVVNLIDFEEYQHTENKIFNANVVVKSPGIPDKIALIQQLNLKGISVISEIEFASEFTDATVIGVTGSNGKTTTTMLLGHVLKKAGLKIGVGGNIGDSFAKQVAEQSYEEYVLELSSFQLDGIIDFKPHIAIMTNISPDHLDRYDYDYDKYIKSKFRITKNQTENDFLIYDADDEAMQNWLGKNKVNAKKIPFSVEKELEYGVFLRQDKIIMKLKTEDILMNVSELTLQGKHNTKNAMAVAMAARLLKVRKEAIAESLSDFEGVEHRLENVQKINGVQFINDSKATNVNAVFYALECMDGPTVWIVGGVDKGNDYADLLPLVREKVKAIVCLGLDNQKIIETFGNVVDILVETAGAEEAVKVANKVAKNGDVVLLSPACASFDLFESYEDRGDKFKEAVKSL, from the coding sequence ATGAAGCGGTTAGTGGTTCTTGGTGGTGGAGAAAGTGGTGTAGGAGCTGCGTTACTGGGGAAACAAAAAGGATTTGATGTTTTTGTTTCTGATAAAGGAAGTATTTCTGATAAATATAAAAAAGTATTAGTAGTTAATTTAATTGATTTTGAAGAGTATCAGCATACCGAAAATAAAATTTTTAATGCTAATGTGGTTGTAAAAAGCCCTGGTATTCCTGATAAGATTGCTTTAATACAGCAATTAAATTTAAAAGGGATAAGTGTAATTTCTGAGATTGAATTTGCATCTGAATTTACTGATGCAACAGTGATTGGTGTAACTGGTTCAAACGGAAAAACAACAACAACGATGCTTTTGGGGCATGTGCTTAAAAAAGCAGGGCTAAAAATAGGTGTTGGAGGAAATATAGGAGACAGTTTTGCGAAGCAGGTTGCTGAGCAAAGTTATGAAGAATATGTGTTAGAGTTAAGTAGCTTTCAGTTAGATGGAATAATTGATTTTAAGCCGCATATAGCGATTATGACAAACATATCGCCTGATCATTTAGATCGGTATGATTATGATTACGATAAATATATAAAATCAAAGTTTCGAATAACAAAAAATCAAACAGAAAACGATTTTTTAATATACGATGCAGATGATGAAGCCATGCAGAATTGGCTAGGTAAAAATAAAGTTAACGCAAAAAAAATTCCGTTTTCAGTAGAAAAAGAATTGGAGTATGGAGTTTTTTTAAGGCAAGATAAAATAATTATGAAATTAAAAACAGAAGATATATTGATGAATGTTTCTGAATTAACATTACAAGGAAAACACAATACTAAAAATGCAATGGCTGTGGCTATGGCTGCGAGATTGTTGAAAGTAAGAAAAGAAGCAATTGCAGAGAGTTTGTCTGATTTTGAAGGTGTTGAACATCGTTTAGAAAATGTGCAAAAAATTAATGGCGTACAGTTTATTAACGATAGTAAGGCTACGAATGTTAATGCTGTTTTTTATGCTTTAGAATGTATGGATGGTCCAACAGTTTGGATTGTTGGTGGTGTTGATAAGGGAAATGATTATGCAGATTTATTACCGTTAGTAAGAGAGAAAGTGAAAGCAATTGTTTGCTTAGGTTTAGATAATCAAAAAATCATTGAAACATTTGGTAATGTTGTAGATATTTTGGTAGAGACAGCAGGAGCAGAAGAGGCTGTAAAAGTAGCAAATAAGGTAGCTAAAAACGGAGATGTAGTTTTGTTATCTCCAGCTTGTGCTAGTTTCGATTTATTTGAGAGCTACGAAGATAGAGGTGATAAATTTAAGGAAGCAGTTAAAAGTTTATAA
- a CDS encoding cell division protein FtsQ/DivIB, producing MKKVATYLFFFLLLIFLSFLYSFTTDRNGVRKVEETVVEFEAGDNNFLTHSIVDKLLIQNKEFVKNQPKRVVNLHFLETNVSANPYVEKAVVFLNVNGVLKTVIKQRKPIARIVDKSKSYYIDKYGIEIPLSVNFSARVPLVSGIKESEDINELIKLIKVIESNDFLVKEVIAIQKNAQNEYVFTVRSGSYKIIFGKLENENEKIKKLIAFYNKALVDKTIKNYKTINVKYHNQVVCTKQSLNGEQ from the coding sequence ATGAAAAAAGTAGCTACATATTTGTTTTTTTTCTTGCTGTTAATCTTTTTGAGCTTTTTATATAGCTTCACAACTGATAGAAATGGTGTAAGAAAGGTAGAAGAAACGGTAGTTGAGTTTGAAGCTGGAGATAATAACTTTTTGACGCACAGTATAGTTGATAAATTGTTAATACAAAATAAAGAATTTGTTAAAAATCAACCAAAAAGAGTAGTAAATTTACACTTTTTAGAGACAAATGTTTCGGCGAACCCATATGTTGAAAAAGCAGTCGTTTTTTTAAACGTAAATGGGGTGTTAAAAACGGTGATAAAACAGCGTAAACCAATAGCGCGTATTGTTGATAAGAGTAAATCTTATTATATTGATAAATACGGAATAGAAATTCCGTTATCAGTAAATTTTTCAGCAAGAGTGCCATTAGTTTCAGGTATAAAGGAGTCTGAAGATATCAACGAACTAATAAAGCTAATAAAAGTAATTGAAAGCAATGATTTTTTAGTAAAAGAAGTTATTGCAATTCAAAAAAATGCTCAAAACGAATATGTTTTTACTGTTCGTAGCGGGTCGTATAAAATTATTTTTGGAAAGCTTGAAAATGAAAATGAGAAAATAAAAAAACTTATTGCATTTTATAATAAAGCATTGGTAGATAAAACGATTAAAAATTATAAGACAATAAATGTAAAATACCACAACCAAGTTGTGTGCACAAAACAAAGTCTAAATGGAGAACAATAA